A segment of the Streptomyces diastaticus subsp. diastaticus genome:
TTCGAAGAGGGCGTAGACCTCGTTGCGGGCGTACTTGGCGTGGTAGACGTCGCCGCTCAGCGGCAGCGCCTCCCACACCGCCGCGCAGGTGACCGGGGCCTTGTCGTCGAGGAGCCGTGCGGTGCACTGAACTCCCCGCTCGGGCAGGGAGATGTCGATGAAGCGTTCGGTCATGCACCCATGGTGCCCACTGGCTCCCGCCGGTACCTCCCACGACATGGGCGCAAATTCGTCCGCATACCTTGCGTGAGTTCGGGTAGCCGCGCGCCCATGGTTCCGAGTAGACGACGAGGCATACGACGAAGGTCGCTCCTCGCCGGCGCGGCCGTGCTGGGCACGGCCGGGGCGGTGGGTACGACGGGCTGTTCACGGGTGCCGGAGGGCAGCACGCTGGAGCGGCTCCGCTCCGCCGGCATGGTCCGCCTGGGCATCGCGGGGGAGGTGCCCTTCGGGTACATCGACGAGAGCGGCGAGTTCACCGGAGAGGCTCCGGAACTCGCCAAGGTGATCTTCAAACGCCTGGGAATAGCCAACGTCCAGCCGGTGGCGACCGAGTTCGGCTCGCTCATACCCGGCCTGGGCTCCCAGCAGTTCGACGTGGTGTCGGCCGGCATGTACATCAACGAGGAACGGTGCGGCCAGGTCCTTTTCGCGGACCCGGAGTACCAGATGCTGGACGCCTTCATCGTCCCCAAGGGCAACCCGAAGAACCTCAGGAACTACCAGGACGTGGTCGAGTCCAAGGCCAAGTTCGCCACGGGCGCCGGGTACGCCGAGATCGAGTACGCCGTGGAGGCGGGGGTCCCCGAGCGGGACATCGTGATCCTCCAGGACCAGGTCGCCGGTCTCAACGCCGTCGAGTCCGGCCGCGTCGACGTCTTCGCCGGGACGGCGCTGACCACCCGCACGGTGGTCGCCAAGAGCCGCAAGGCCGAGGTCACCGAGCCCTTCGCCCCGCTGGTCGGCGGCAAGGAGCGGATCGACGGCGGCGGCTTCGCCTTCCGCCTCGACGACGCCGAGCTGCGGGACGCGGTCAACAAGGAGCTGCACAAGATGAAGAAGAGCGGTGAGCTCCTCCGCATCCTGCGCCCCTTCGGGTTCACGAAGAACGAGATGACCACCATGACGGCGAAGGAGCTCTGCGCCGCATGACGACAGGTCTGTGGGAAAACTGGGTCCTTCCCGGTATCTGGGTCACCATCCAGCTGACGGTCTACAGTGCCGCCCTGGCCACCGTGGTGGCCTTCGGGATCGGCATGGCGCGCACGCACCGCTCGAAGTTCGTGCGCTTCCTGGCCGGCTTCTACACGGAGATCTTCCGGGGCACGTCGGCGCTGGTGCTGATGTTCTGGCTGTTCTTCGTGGTGCCGCCGCTCTTCGGCTGGCAGTTCGTGCCCATGTGGGCCGCCGTGCTGGCCCTCGGCCTCTCCTACGGCGCGTACGGCGCCGAGGTGGTGCGGGGCGCGCTCAACTCGGTCACCCCGGCTCAGCGCGAGGCGGGGGTCGCGCTCAGCTTCACGCCCTGGCAGCGGATGCGCCTGATCCTGCTGCCGCAGGCCGTGCCCGAGATGATTCCGCCCTTCAACAACCTGCTGATCGAGCTGCTCAAGGGCACCGCGATCGTCTCGCTGCTCGGCGTGGGTGACGTCTCCTTCGCCGCCTACCTGGTGCGGCTGGCCACCCAGGAGAGCGCGCAGATCTACACGATCTCGCTGCTCATCTACTTCGTCATCGCCTTCGTCCTGACCCGGGGCATGCGCGCCCTGGAGGCCAAGGCCAAGGCCGGCATCGGGCAGAAGCCGGAGAAGGGGCCGGGCCTCATGGCCAGACTGGGCCTTCGGCAGCAGACCGAGCTTTCCGACAAGCCCG
Coding sequences within it:
- the ehuC gene encoding ectoine/hydroxyectoine ABC transporter permease subunit EhuC — encoded protein: MTTGLWENWVLPGIWVTIQLTVYSAALATVVAFGIGMARTHRSKFVRFLAGFYTEIFRGTSALVLMFWLFFVVPPLFGWQFVPMWAAVLALGLSYGAYGAEVVRGALNSVTPAQREAGVALSFTPWQRMRLILLPQAVPEMIPPFNNLLIELLKGTAIVSLLGVGDVSFAAYLVRLATQESAQIYTISLLIYFVIAFVLTRGMRALEAKAKAGIGQKPEKGPGLMARLGLRQQTELSDKPGGAGI
- the ehuB gene encoding ectoine/hydroxyectoine ABC transporter substrate-binding protein EhuB: MVPSRRRGIRRRSLLAGAAVLGTAGAVGTTGCSRVPEGSTLERLRSAGMVRLGIAGEVPFGYIDESGEFTGEAPELAKVIFKRLGIANVQPVATEFGSLIPGLGSQQFDVVSAGMYINEERCGQVLFADPEYQMLDAFIVPKGNPKNLRNYQDVVESKAKFATGAGYAEIEYAVEAGVPERDIVILQDQVAGLNAVESGRVDVFAGTALTTRTVVAKSRKAEVTEPFAPLVGGKERIDGGGFAFRLDDAELRDAVNKELHKMKKSGELLRILRPFGFTKNEMTTMTAKELCAA